The following proteins are encoded in a genomic region of Acetobacter oryzoeni:
- a CDS encoding glycosyltransferase family 4 protein: MTSSLHPLHHLWRLFPVAQRRRLLAKATALLAPKAVHPTPIADANVIIGGELARGSGLGEGARLLLRGLLSQGVSVKGVEASLLQSQGKEGLDSVFADPKAALVLHVNAPQTPAALLRLGRKHVLGRRIVGYWVWELPVISPEWHAGVPCVHEIWTPSHFSARALEPLMPGRIKVVPYPLACVPPQPSKLDRQAFGWPEDAVVVLVSFSLASSFERKNPLAAIAAFRQAFGDRKDRLLVMKISGSDHYAADMQRLKDAAGGAQNIRFENRMLPMPDVYAMTQQADIVLSLHRSEGFGLVPAEAMLLERPVIATDWSATSEFLTSECGWPISYKLVTATDTRGVYQVPQAVWAEADIGCAVEALQTLADNANKRRQLGQAAGKAALRAFGPTPLLNAVAALQK, translated from the coding sequence GTGACATCTTCCCTTCATCCTCTCCATCACTTGTGGCGTCTGTTTCCTGTAGCTCAAAGGCGGCGTTTATTGGCCAAGGCTACGGCTTTGCTTGCTCCTAAAGCGGTTCATCCCACGCCGATTGCTGATGCAAATGTGATTATTGGAGGAGAGCTTGCCCGGGGTTCCGGCTTGGGTGAGGGGGCCAGATTGCTTTTGCGAGGTCTGCTTTCTCAAGGCGTAAGTGTAAAAGGGGTAGAGGCTAGTCTTTTACAATCGCAGGGGAAAGAGGGGCTGGATTCTGTTTTTGCAGATCCAAAAGCGGCTTTGGTGCTGCATGTAAATGCACCACAAACACCAGCGGCCCTTTTGCGCCTGGGCCGAAAGCATGTGCTCGGGCGCCGTATTGTGGGCTATTGGGTGTGGGAGCTACCGGTTATCTCGCCAGAATGGCATGCTGGCGTGCCATGCGTGCATGAAATCTGGACACCTTCGCATTTCAGTGCGCGCGCGCTGGAACCTCTTATGCCCGGCCGGATCAAGGTTGTGCCCTATCCGTTGGCGTGTGTGCCTCCGCAGCCTTCCAAATTGGATCGTCAGGCTTTTGGGTGGCCAGAGGATGCTGTGGTGGTGTTGGTTTCCTTTAGTCTTGCATCCAGTTTTGAGCGCAAGAACCCTTTGGCGGCTATAGCAGCGTTTCGGCAGGCGTTTGGAGACAGGAAAGACCGCCTGTTGGTAATGAAAATATCTGGCTCGGACCATTATGCAGCAGATATGCAGCGCCTGAAGGATGCGGCAGGTGGCGCACAGAACATCCGCTTTGAAAACCGTATGCTGCCAATGCCCGATGTGTACGCCATGACACAGCAGGCTGATATTGTGCTTTCCCTACACCGGAGCGAAGGGTTTGGGTTGGTACCTGCAGAGGCCATGCTTCTGGAACGCCCTGTTATCGCCACAGATTGGTCTGCTACGTCAGAATTCCTAACATCAGAATGTGGTTGGCCAATTTCTTACAAACTTGTAACAGCTACCGATACGCGGGGTGTGTATCAGGTCCCTCAGGCTGTATGGGCAGAGGCAGATATTGGGTGTGCAGTAGAAGCATTGCAAACTCTTGCAGATAATGCCAACAAGCGCCGCCAGCTTGGGCAGGCTGCTGGTAAGGCGGCATTGCGGGCTTTTGGGCCAACTCCTTTACTGAATGCAGTAGCTGCATTGCAGAAGTAG
- a CDS encoding M14 family metallopeptidase: protein MSCASKRHVRPESAFRFRAVSALLPPSPPALPAVRIEYPPPDISPWIAGNCGIQGVHHFESRRPGPHVAVTALMHGNEYAGAYALQQLLMQPLRPLHGRLSLIFLNLAAYKTFNPARPTLSRFIDEDMNRLWRPELISSAHTSVEMQRVREVLPVLETVDILLDIHTMLWPAQPLFLCSMAENSRDLACCVSGAQTNPPAVVQDGGHEDGLRLIDYTRFNTPHSYTRACLLEAGQHWQKDAAQQALLSTRLFLTQTGTLPSAPIPATPSDSVRQAVVTDCVQALTSRFVFVQPFTSGSVIRKAGTVIAFDGQDEIRTPYNNCILVMPNLRPRRGHTAVRLAKRLNSKTGMQA, encoded by the coding sequence ATGAGTTGCGCATCCAAGCGGCATGTGCGGCCTGAGAGTGCTTTTCGGTTTCGGGCTGTTTCTGCCTTACTCCCGCCTTCTCCCCCAGCCTTGCCTGCCGTGCGCATTGAATACCCGCCACCAGATATTAGCCCATGGATTGCAGGAAACTGTGGTATTCAAGGTGTGCATCATTTTGAAAGCCGCCGCCCCGGCCCGCATGTGGCTGTTACAGCCCTTATGCATGGCAACGAATATGCTGGAGCCTACGCTCTGCAACAGCTTCTTATGCAGCCATTGCGCCCGTTACATGGAAGGTTGAGCCTGATTTTTCTTAATCTGGCCGCTTACAAAACCTTTAACCCTGCCCGCCCCACATTATCCCGCTTTATAGATGAAGATATGAACCGATTGTGGCGGCCTGAGTTAATTTCCTCGGCACACACATCGGTTGAAATGCAACGTGTGCGTGAAGTGCTGCCTGTGCTGGAAACGGTGGATATTCTTTTGGATATCCACACCATGCTGTGGCCCGCGCAACCTCTCTTCCTATGCAGCATGGCCGAAAACAGCCGAGATCTTGCTTGCTGTGTATCCGGCGCGCAAACCAACCCTCCTGCTGTTGTTCAGGATGGTGGGCATGAAGATGGATTAAGGCTTATTGATTATACGCGCTTTAATACGCCGCATTCATATACACGCGCCTGCCTGCTAGAAGCAGGGCAACACTGGCAAAAAGATGCCGCACAGCAGGCCTTGCTCAGCACCCGCTTATTTCTAACACAAACCGGCACCCTGCCCTCCGCCCCAATACCAGCAACACCTTCAGATTCTGTAAGGCAAGCTGTTGTGACAGACTGCGTGCAAGCGCTGACATCTCGTTTTGTTTTTGTGCAGCCGTTTACGAGTGGCAGTGTTATCCGCAAAGCAGGCACTGTTATTGCTTTTGATGGGCAGGATGAAATTCGCACGCCCTACAACAACTGTATCTTGGTTATGCCCAATTTACGCCCCCGCCGCGGGCATACAGCCGTAAGGCTTGCAAAGCGCCTTAACAGCAAAACGGGCATGCAAGCCTAA